The Oncorhynchus nerka isolate Pitt River linkage group LG12, Oner_Uvic_2.0, whole genome shotgun sequence genome includes a region encoding these proteins:
- the LOC115123005 gene encoding butyrophilin subfamily 1 member A1-like has protein sequence MKVFSYLQLTLRYTFLGPAVRCIMEPLIHKVCLLTFLVVFDATSSVADLSLIVPPDPVVASAGDDIILPCNLSPQSSAVAMDIRWFKEGDFTNPLYLYKSRTGEEGEGYKGRVSLLTQKLERGNLSLLLKNVKVSDRGRYKCQASHLDWIQEPAVVLQVTKQGSVPRISMRKHHRVFIQLSCSSENWYPEPDMLWTDSSGKEITSAETERPKQKEGGVLYSITSHMRIGMDQLGAVTCVVMSQNQETKMESALQMTEEFYVSSLPDRVYIAAFVIPVFLALVCITASVLFVMHQKRDIQEKLKPIDEVIAELKEKKKELTKKNQLLGITGTIPDTVWTLMVYHHAVDVTLDPDTAHPKLTVSDDKKCVKFGDLRRERGTEKRFEEKQCVLGMKGYDIGTHYWEVDLGEKSQWSVGVAQDPENRNNTPMIPENGYWSIRLENGVLKTVDRSSIVLPIELKPGKLGVLVDYKEGKIVFFNVEKKCHIHSFLGRFDKTLYPFFGPLIGCTEELKISPIPQAQVNL, from the exons ATGAAAGTGTTCTCATATCTACAACTGACTCTCCGGTATACTTTCCTGGGACCAGCAGTCAG ATGCATAATGGAACCTTTGATTCACAAAGTCTGTTTGCTAACTTTCCTCGTCGTCTTCGATGCCACTTCATCTGTTGCAG acctCAGCCTCATAGTCCCTCCTGACCCTGTAGTGGCATCTGCTGGGGATGACATCATCCTTCCCTGTAATCTCTCTCCTCAAAGTAGTGCTGTTGCCATGGATATCAGGTGGTTTAAGGAGGGAGACTTCACTAACCCCCTGTATTTGTATAAGAGCAGAacgggggaagagggggagggctaTAAGGGCAGAGTGAGTCTGCTCACCCAGAAGCTGGAAAGAGGCAACTTATCGCTGCTGTTGAAGAATGTCAAGGTGTCAGATAGGGGACGCTACAAATGCCAAGCCAGCCACTTGGATTGGATCCAGGAACCAGCTGTTGTGCTTCAAGTTACAA AGCAGGGCAGTGTCCCCAGGATCTCCATGAGGAAGCACCACAGAGTGTTCATCCAGCTCAGCTGTAGCTCAGAGAACTGGTACCCAGAGCCTGACATGTTGTGGACAGACAGCAGTGGGAAGGAGATCACctcagcagagacagagagacccaaacagaagGAGGGGGGCGTCCTGTACTCCATAACCAGTCACATGAGAATAGGGATGGACCAACTGGGGGCGGTCACCTGTGTAGTGATGTCACAGAACCAGGAAACCAAGATGGAGTCTGCGCTGCAGATGACTG AGGAGTTCTACGTCAGCAGCCTCCCTGACCGCGTCTACATCGCTGCATTTGTGATTCCTGTGTTTCTGGCACTGGTGTGTATCACAGCATCTGTCCTCTTTGTCATGCACCAGAAAAGAG ATATTCAGGAGAAACTGAAGCCTATTG ATGAAGTCATAGCAGAACtaaaagagaagaagaaag AACTCACCAAAAAGAATCAGCTATTGG GAATAACTGGAACAATTCCAGACACCG TTTGGACCTTAATGGTGTATCATCATGCAG TGGATGTGACTCTGGACCCTGACACCGCACACCCCAAACTCACTGTATCTGACGATAAAAAATGTGTCAAGTTTGGAGACCTACGGAGAGAAAGGGGCACTGAGAAGAGATTTGAGGAAAAGCAGTGTGTCTTGGGAATGAAGGGATATGATATAGGCACACATTACTGGGAGGTTGACCTGGGGGAGAAGAGCCAGTGGAGTGTTGGAGTCGCACAGGACCCAGAGAACAGAAACAACACACCAATGATTCCAGAGAATGGCTATTGGAGCATACGTTTGGAAAACGGTGTATTGAAAACAGTTGACAGGTCTTCTATTGTCCTTCCCATTGAACTGAAACCTGGAAAGCTGGGGGTGTTAGTGGACTATAAGGAGGGAAAGATAGTGTTTTTCAACGTTGAGAAGAAATGCCACATCCACTCCTTCCTTGGAAGATTTGATAAGACACTCTATCCGTTCTTTGGTCCTTTGATTGGTTGTACAGAGGAACTCAAAATCTCACCCATCCCTCAAGCTCAAGTGAACCTATAA